In Centropristis striata isolate RG_2023a ecotype Rhode Island chromosome 1, C.striata_1.0, whole genome shotgun sequence, one DNA window encodes the following:
- the LOC131969544 gene encoding NACHT, LRR and PYD domains-containing protein 12-like yields the protein MRFGRRQIIFLFTVFYEFYQDVTMTKQVLRNILDDLGEEDFKDFKLSLKDERLNDLSTIQWNKLEKAETWKTVNLMIQAYTLSGAVEVTTKVLKTIRRNDLVQRLSDGSSGTRGDQHRSPSTTQSNKAIANVSERQHISSYQQNLQSHFQDMFKCVQEGWAQKKDKQRLDIIYTKLYITAGCDTHLKEEHEVLQMEMKPADTGTEIEPSDVFRDPSGQDRPIRTLLTNGIAGIGKTILVRKFVLDWAEGRASQDVHLLFPFTFRQLNSWKGKRLSLAELIYECFGEIIPHKALQSLKKTTYDKSEFKLLFVLDGLDENRLDLDCSTRNIETVKFDVTESTSVDVLLTNLIRGKLLPSARLWITTRPAAAHKIHPDFVDLVTEVRGFTDLQQEEYFRKKFRDEEQASRIISHIKTSRSLHIMCHIPVFCWISATVLKDMMTREGGELPKTLTAMYAEFLAFQLHQSEEKYGEKKCIQYIKSLAKLAFQRLKKGNLIFYEKDLKESGIDVSGAAVCSGVFTEIFKEERGRKNEDKMFSFVHLSVQEFLAALYVERKLVTGNRNVMSEPRQSCGEQMRTVFSKTPQTELHRSAIDKALQSENGHLDLFLRFLLGLSLKANQTPLRSILQKKRSSQINEETVEYIKEKISENLSPERSINLLHCLNELNDRSLVEEIQQYMRSGSLSTHKLSPAQWSALVFILLSSEADLDVLDLKKYSASEEALLKLLPVLKASNKALLSGCNLSERSCEALSSVLSSQSSGLRELDLSNNNLQDSGVKPLSAGLKSPHCTLETLRLSQTSLTSKCCQELSSILSSQSSPLRKLDLSYNNLQDSGVELLCAGMESLHCPLKTLRLNGCYLSERSCEALSSVLSSQSSDLRELDLSNNDLQDSGVKPLFSGLESPDCTLETLRLSLTGLTEKCCHEFSSVLSSQSSSLRDLDLSNNDLQDAGVELLSAGLENPLCKLKTLSLSGCMISEEGCASLASALSSNPSHLTKLDLSYNHPGESGEKLLSAGLKDPNWRLGTLKMDHGGEQRLKPGLKKYFYELTVDTNTTNKRLKLSDNNRKVTSGRQEQPYPYHPDRFDVYQLLCRGALTARCYWEVEWSGEVDVSVSYRGIRRRGTGAECSFGENKQSWSLICTDGGGYSVSHDDRSTHLSSSSSPSSSSSCGRAAVYVDRPAGTLSFYRVSSDSLIHLHTFSTTFTTEHLYAGFGFGWPGSVSLCSL from the exons ATGAGGTTCGGCAGGAGACAGATCATATTTCT GTTCACAGTATTCTATGAATTTTACCAGgatgtcacaatgacaaaaCAAGTCCTCCGAAACATTCTGGACGATCTCGGAGAAGAGGACTTCAAGGATTTCAAGTTGTCCCTGAAAGATGAACGCCTGAATGACTTGTCAACCATCCAGTGGAACAAGCTGGAGAAAGCAGAGACATGGAAGACAGTCAATCTGATGATCCAGGCCTACACACTTTCCGGAGCTGTGGAAGTGACCACAAAGGTTTTAAAGACGATCAGAAGGAATGATCTGGTGCAGAGATTGTCAGACGGCAGCTCAGGAACAAGAG GGGACCAGCATCGGTCTCCCT CAACGACCCAAAGCAACA AAGCAATTGCAAACGTATCAGAACGACAACACATCTCAAGTTACCAACAAAACCTTCAGTCACACTTCCAGGATATGTTCAAATGTGTGCAAGAGGGTTGGGCACAGAAGAAAGACAAGCAACGTCTGGATATTATCTACACAAAGCTGTACATCACAGCCGGGTGCGACACACACCTCAAAGAAGAGCATGAGGTCCTCCAGATGGAAATGAAGCCAGCAGATACAGGAACAGAAATTGAACCCAGTGACGTGTTCAGAGACCCCTCTGGACAAGACAGACCCATTAGAACACTGCTGACCAATGGAATTGCAGGAATTGGAAAAACAATTCTTGTACGCAAGTTTGTGTTGGACTGGGCTGAAGGAAGGGCCAGTCAAGATGTGCATCTCCTTTTCCCCTTCACCTTCCGCCAGCTGAATTCATGGAAAGGTAAAAGGCTGAGTTTGGCAGAACTCATTTATGAATGTTTCGGAGAGATCATCCCACACAAAGCTCTGCAGTCACTAAAAAAAACCACCTATGACAAAAGTGAATTCaaacttctgtttgttttggatggaCTGGATGAGAACCGTCTTGACCTGGACTGCTCTACCAGAAACATCGAGACAGTTAAGTTTGATGTGACAGAGTCCACctcagtggatgtgctgctgacaaacctcatcagggggaaactgcttccctctgctcgcctctggataaccacacgacctgcagcagccCATAAGATCCATCCTGATTTTGTTGACCtggtgacagaggtcagagggttcactgaccTACAGcaggaggagtacttcaggaagaaattcagagatgaggagcaggccagcagaatcatctcccacatcaagacatcacgaagcctccacatcatgtgccacatcccagtcttctgctggatctctgctacAGTTCTGAAGGACATGATgaccagagagggaggagagctgcccaagaccctgactgcGATGTACGCAGAATTCTTGGCGTTTCAGTTACATCAGTCAGAAGAGAAGTATGGAGAAAAGAAGTGCATTCAGTACATTAAGTCATTAGCAAAACTGGCTTTCCAACGTCTGAAAAAGGGCAACCTGATCTTTTATGAGAAAGACCTCAAAGAGAGTGGCATTGACGTCAGTGGAGCCGCTGTGTGCTCAGGAGTCTTCACAGAGATCTTCAAAGAGGAACGTGGGAGGAAGAATGAAGACAAGATGTTTAGCTTTgtccatctgagtgttcaggagtttTTGGCGGCTTTGTACGTAGAGAGGAAACttgtgactggaaacaggaaTGTGATGTCTGAGCCAAGGCAAAGCTGTGGAGAACAAATGCGAACGGTTTTCAGCAAAACACCTCAGACAGAGCTCCACAGGTCTGCTATCGACAAGGCCTTACAGAGTGAAAACGGACACCTGGACCTGTTCCTGCGCTTCCTCCTGGGTCTGTCACTGAAGGCCAATCAGACTCCGCTACGAAGCATCCTGCAGAAGAAAAGAAGCTCACAAATCAATGAGGAAACAGTAGAGTACATCAAGGAGAAGATCAGTGAGAATCTGTCTCCAGAAAGAAGCATCAATCTGctccactgtctgaatgaactgaatgatcgtTCTCTGGTGGAGGAGATCCAACAGTACATGAGATCAGGAAGTCTGTCTACACATAAactgtctcctgctcagtggtcagctctggtcttcatcttactgtcatcaGAAGCAGATCTGGACGTGTTAgacctgaagaaatactctgcttcagaggaggCTCTTCTGAAGCTGCTGCCAGTGCTCAAAGcctccaacaaagctct GCTGAGTGGCTGTAATctgtcagagagaagctgtgaagctctgtcctcagtcctcagctcccagtcctctggtctgagagagctggacctgagtaacaacaacctacaggattcaggagtgaagcctCTCTCTGCTGGACTGAAGAGTCCACACTGCACACTGGAGACTCTCAG gcTGAGCCAAACCAGTCTCACAAGCAAATGCTGTCAGGAGCTCTCATCGAttctcagctcccagtcctcccCTCTCAGAAAGCTGGACCTGAGTTACAACAATCTGCAAGATTCAGGAGTGGAATTACTCTGTGCAGGAATGGAGAGTCTACACTGTCCACTGAAGACTCTCAG GCTAAATGGCTGTTATctgtcagagagaagctgtgaagctctgtcctccgtcctcagctcccagtcctctgatctgagagagctggacctgagtaacaacgacctgcaggattcaggagtgaagcctCTCTTTTCTGGACTGGAGAGTCCAGACTGCACACTGGAGACTCTCAG gtTGAGCCTAACTGGGCTCACAGAGAAGTGCTGTCATGAGTtctcctcagtcctcagctcccagtcctccagtctgagagacctggacctgagcAACAACGACCTGCAGGATGCAGGAGTGGAGCTCCTCAGTGCTGGACTGGAAAATCCACTGTGTAAACTGAAGACCCTCAG tcTGTCAGGGTGTATGATCTCAGAGGaaggctgtgcttctctggcctcagctctcagctccaacccctcccatctgacaaagctggacctgagctacaATCATCCAGGAGAATCTGGAGAGAAGCTTCTGTCTGCTGGACTGAAGGATCCAAACTGGAGACTGGGGACTCTCAA GATGGATCATGGTGGAGAGCAGAGGTTGAAACCTGGTCTGAAGAAAT ATTTCTATGAACTCACAGTGGACACAAACACGACAAACAAACGCTTGAAACTGTCGGACAACAACCGGAAGGTGACCTCAGGGAGACAGGAGCAGCCGTATCCGTACCACCCGGACAGGTTCGACGTCTATCAGCTGCTGTGTCGAGGCGCGCTGACCGCtcgctgttactgggaggtggagtggagCGGAGAGGTGGACGTGTCGGTGAGTTACAGAGGAATCAGACGGAGAGGAACCGGTGCTGAGTGCAGCTTCGGAGAGAACAAACAATCGTGGAGTCTGATCTGCACTGATGGTGGAGGTTACTCCGTCAGTCACGATGACAGAAGTacacacctctcctcctcctcctccccctcctcctcctcctcctgtggtaGAGCAGCAGTGTATGTGGACAGGCCTGCTGGcactctgtccttctacagagtctcctctgactctctgatccacctccacaccttcagCACCACGTTCACCACTGAACATCTGTATGCTGGCTTTGGATTTGGGTGGCCTGGttcagtgtctctgtgttcaCTGTAG